A genomic stretch from Paenibacillus thermoaerophilus includes:
- a CDS encoding DUF4179 domain-containing protein, producing MNELEFKRELQESLSKAAVPVSLYRFAREVPNLCDGEGAAPANKRENRRVRYKFLSFASKSAAALAILAGAWSAGVSMSPAFAAYMKEIPGFSVAVDWLSGLRERDGVQAAIRNGYVPIEARSAQFGGTTVTIGDVYLTDEELLYKAFIRSDEYDLTDARSHVHINVVPANIQGGGSNTGSSLTATTDGEQAPVLQVSYKFQLEEHAVREFMAREKELVFDVTKVTAHPEARRVDRMSLGTISVPVDPDKLLHNRVYEPRQALPLGVPDPDWTSLTLNKLTIQPTTMNAVLYGKEGWELEFPREEGTAPYLKDEKGNVYRYDPSGPILLLKDGQIQLPFSSSVFFERGVESLQLHIGTVRVTERNPSGSFELSKGETFPKVVPFKNKRIVIEGAEFKDGYIHLKIQKEYPGQQILEGVRFYIPDYYDQLAMKKELGKRADALREQLGIDGWERAESSRDDSSSLDLYIPAPDQERVTIALQRVRDPISVNQEYTIRID from the coding sequence ATGAACGAGTTGGAGTTTAAGCGAGAGCTGCAGGAATCTTTGTCCAAGGCTGCCGTTCCGGTTTCGTTGTATCGGTTTGCCCGGGAAGTGCCCAATCTGTGCGACGGGGAGGGAGCCGCGCCGGCGAACAAGCGGGAAAACAGGCGAGTCCGGTATAAGTTTCTCTCGTTCGCGTCCAAGTCCGCCGCGGCTCTGGCCATCTTGGCGGGCGCATGGTCCGCCGGCGTGTCCATGTCCCCCGCTTTCGCCGCTTATATGAAAGAGATTCCCGGTTTTTCCGTGGCCGTCGATTGGCTCTCGGGGCTGAGGGAACGGGACGGGGTTCAGGCGGCGATTCGGAACGGCTATGTCCCGATCGAAGCGAGAAGCGCTCAATTCGGCGGGACGACCGTCACGATTGGCGACGTCTATCTGACGGACGAGGAATTGCTGTACAAAGCTTTCATCCGTTCAGACGAATACGATCTGACCGATGCCCGCAGCCATGTTCATATCAACGTCGTTCCGGCGAATATCCAGGGGGGCGGGTCCAACACCGGATCGTCGCTCACGGCAACGACGGATGGCGAGCAAGCGCCCGTGCTGCAGGTTTCCTATAAATTTCAGTTGGAGGAACACGCCGTCCGCGAGTTCATGGCACGGGAAAAAGAGCTGGTGTTCGATGTGACGAAGGTAACGGCCCATCCCGAAGCGAGGCGGGTGGACCGTATGAGCTTGGGTACGATCTCGGTTCCGGTAGACCCCGATAAATTGCTTCATAATCGGGTGTACGAACCCCGTCAAGCTCTCCCGCTTGGCGTGCCGGATCCGGATTGGACTTCGTTGACGCTGAACAAGCTGACGATTCAGCCGACGACGATGAATGCCGTCCTCTACGGAAAAGAAGGATGGGAGCTGGAGTTCCCGCGGGAAGAAGGGACGGCTCCGTATTTGAAGGATGAGAAAGGGAACGTATACCGGTATGATCCGTCCGGCCCCATACTCCTCTTGAAGGACGGCCAAATCCAGTTGCCGTTCTCATCGTCGGTCTTCTTCGAGCGCGGAGTCGAATCGTTGCAGCTTCACATCGGGACGGTCCGGGTTACGGAGAGGAATCCGAGCGGCAGCTTCGAACTATCCAAGGGGGAGACGTTCCCGAAAGTCGTTCCATTTAAAAATAAACGGATCGTAATCGAGGGGGCGGAGTTCAAAGACGGGTATATTCATCTGAAAATCCAAAAGGAATACCCCGGTCAACAGATTTTGGAAGGCGTCCGGTTTTATATCCCGGACTATTACGACCAACTGGCGATGAAGAAGGAGCTGGGCAAAAGGGCAGACGCTCTGCGCGAGCAGTTGGGGATAGACGGATGGGAGAGAGCCGAAAGCAGCCGGGACGATTCGTCCAGCCTGGATCTATACATTCCAGCTCCGGATCAAGAGCGGGTTACGATCGCCTTGCAGCGCGTCCGCGATCCGATCTCCGTCAATCAGGAATATACCATCCGCATCGATTAA